The window ATTAAATAATAGTTTGCCTAAAGACATAGTTATTTTAGATGTAGAAGACAGTGAGGCAGATTTCAACTCGAGATTTTCAGCTAAATATAGAGCTTATGAATATTATTTAGGAGAGGAAAGAAACCCTTTTCAATCGAGGTATGTAACTTTTGTTGATGAAAAATTAGATTTGGATAGATTGAATTCTATTGTAGCTCCGTTGGTAGGAGTTCATGATTTTTGTAATTTTAGACTTGCAGATTGTTCTAGTAGAACTTCTGAAAGAGAGATGTTTGAGGCTAGATTTGAAAGAGTAGATGAAAAAACTGTGAAACTGTATGTTAAAGCAAATGCTTTTTTAAAATCTCAAATAAGAATAATAGTGGGGACAATTTTATCAATTTATTTTAAGAGAAGACCTGAAAATTATATGATAGAGATGCTAAATGATCCGAATGGAAAATATATAAAAGATGTAGCAGAACCAAACGGACTTCATCTATGTGATATAGGATATTAGGAGGTATTTATGAAAGTTGTTGAAGTTACTTCGGATAATAGAGAGTTAATTGATAAGATATATCAGAACGAGATAGATAGTTTTGGAGTTATGGGTGGAGCAGATATGTGGATGATTATGAGTTTTATTCGTTATGGAAAACTTTATGTTTTACTTGATAATTTCGGAAAACTTTTATCGGTTGCTCAGTATCAAGCTGTATTAAAAAAAAATGCAGTTTTCTTATATGGTTTTTCAACTCCAGAATCTGAAAGAGGAAAGGGCTATGGAAAAAAACTGCTGGAATCAACTCACAATTTTTTAAAAGATATTGGAATAGAGATGGTATATTTAACAGTAGATCCTAAAAATATGCCGGCTATATCAATGTATGAAAAGGCTGGCTACAAGATTGAAGAGTTACAAAAAGATGAATATGGAATAGGAATTGACAGATATTTGATGGTCAAAATATTCTAAAGACATCTTGACAAAAATACTAAAAAAGTGTATATTAAATTAAAAACAAATAATTACAATTTTGTAATTATTTCAAAAGGAGATTATTATGTATGTTGAAAATATAGGAGAGCACCTAAAAATACATGACATAAAGCCTTCATATCAAAGAATGAAAATATTTGAATATTTGTTAGAAAATAAAACTCATCCTACAGTAGATGAGATTTATAAGGCTTTATGCCCTGAGATTCCTACTCTTTCTAAAACAACAGTATATAATACATTAAATCTTTTTATAGAAAAGGGAATAACGAAAGTAATAACAATAGAGGAAAATGAGACAAGATATGATGTAGATGTTCATGTTCACGGACACTTTAAATGTGTAGAATGTAAGAAAGTCTATGATATTCCAGTGGCTTTAGATCAATTAGTAGTTGACGGAATGAGTGGTTTTAAGGTAGATGAATACCATGTTTATTTTAAAGGAATTTGTCCACATTGTCAGAATAAATAATTGCTTAAAATAAGAAACTATTTTATTAATTGAAGGAGGCTAGAATGAAAGTTTTTGAAATTTTTAAAGTAAAAGAAAGTCCAGTATTATTAGAGGTATTAATAGCAGATGCCGAAGTGAACGTTGAGGGATTAGAGTTAGTTTCAGAAAAAACAGAAGATGCAACAACTGAAAAGCATGTTCCTTATGTTGAAGAGAAAGAGGATGGGTATTTAGTTAAAGTTGGAAAAGAGGTAGCTCATCCAATGACAGAAGCTCACTATATTCAAATCATAGAGATATGCGTAGATGATTTCTTATATAGAAAATATTTGAAACCTGGGGAAGCTCCAGAAGCTTATTTTAGAGTTCCAAAAGGTGCTAGCGTTTGTGCTAGAGAGTACTGTAATATTCATGGATTATGGCATAACTAAAATATAGGGGGATTAAAGATGGGTAAACACATGAGATGTGTAATATGTGATTATGTTTATGATGAAACGGTTGGAGATGTAGAAAATGGAGTTGCTCCAGGAACAAAGTGGGAAGAGGTGCCAGAGGATTGGGTATGTCCACTGTGTTATGTAGGTAAAGATCACTTTGAAGAGATGTAAAATATGTGACCTCTTGGCTAGTAGGCTAAGAGGTTTTTTTATGCTATAATATAGACTTAAAATAGAGATTAAAGAAAGGGAAAAATATGAGATTAGCAGTACTAGGAAGTGGAAGCAAAGGAAACTCTATTTTTTTAGAGACTGATAATATAAAATTACTTATAGATGCTGGATTCAGTGGGAAAAAAATAGAAGAACAATTGAATAAAATAGGTATAGATATTTGTAGTATAGATGGGATTTTGATAACACATGAGCATGGAGATCATATACTTGGAGCTGGAATAATATCTAGGAAATATGATGTTCCAATCTATATTACAAAAGAGAGCTATGAAGCGGGTGTATTGAAATTAGGAAAAATAAAACCAGAAAATCTTAGATTTATTGAAGAGGCTTTTTGGGTAGGGGAAAGCATGGTCTATCCTTTTGATGTTATGCATGATGCTGAAAGAACTATCGGATTTAGAATAGAAGAAAGTACTG of the Cetobacterium sp. ZOR0034 genome contains:
- a CDS encoding MBL fold metallo-hydrolase, encoding MRLAVLGSGSKGNSIFLETDNIKLLIDAGFSGKKIEEQLNKIGIDICSIDGILITHEHGDHILGAGIISRKYDVPIYITKESYEAGVLKLGKIKPENLRFIEEAFWVGESMVYPFDVMHDAERTIGFRIEESTGSKVAIATDLGYIDNTVREAFKDVDVIVVECNYDYHKLMECSYPWDLKARVKSRNGHLSNNDCARFLCEIYHEKLKKIYLAHMSKDSNDPKIALDAVMDELNRNNIEVSVEIAQQDICTKIIKF
- a CDS encoding rubredoxin; protein product: MGKHMRCVICDYVYDETVGDVENGVAPGTKWEEVPEDWVCPLCYVGKDHFEEM
- the truA gene encoding tRNA pseudouridine(38-40) synthase TruA, translating into MERNIKLTYSYDGSEFFGFQRQPKLRTVQGEIEKVLKILFKKDIDLISAGRTDRGVHAKKQVSNFFIDSTIPPQKIKYVLNNSLPKDIVILDVEDSEADFNSRFSAKYRAYEYYLGEERNPFQSRYVTFVDEKLDLDRLNSIVAPLVGVHDFCNFRLADCSSRTSEREMFEARFERVDEKTVKLYVKANAFLKSQIRIIVGTILSIYFKRRPENYMIEMLNDPNGKYIKDVAEPNGLHLCDIGY
- a CDS encoding Fur family transcriptional regulator, which codes for MYVENIGEHLKIHDIKPSYQRMKIFEYLLENKTHPTVDEIYKALCPEIPTLSKTTVYNTLNLFIEKGITKVITIEENETRYDVDVHVHGHFKCVECKKVYDIPVALDQLVVDGMSGFKVDEYHVYFKGICPHCQNK
- a CDS encoding N-acetyltransferase produces the protein MKVVEVTSDNRELIDKIYQNEIDSFGVMGGADMWMIMSFIRYGKLYVLLDNFGKLLSVAQYQAVLKKNAVFLYGFSTPESERGKGYGKKLLESTHNFLKDIGIEMVYLTVDPKNMPAISMYEKAGYKIEELQKDEYGIGIDRYLMVKIF
- a CDS encoding desulfoferrodoxin family protein, with the translated sequence MKVFEIFKVKESPVLLEVLIADAEVNVEGLELVSEKTEDATTEKHVPYVEEKEDGYLVKVGKEVAHPMTEAHYIQIIEICVDDFLYRKYLKPGEAPEAYFRVPKGASVCAREYCNIHGLWHN